Proteins from a single region of Geothrix sp. PMB-07:
- a CDS encoding FliA/WhiG family RNA polymerase sigma factor: MPPTPDQPSDYAVGHGQPLSGEALRVVESAPAALRPWAALAAAKAYGKSAAAPSQPLPTAPVPTPDPALALAGVDSAEPPEPFDRENREQIIKDYVPLVKFVAHRIASRLPSHVELDDLINSGILGLMDAIEKFEPARNIKFKTYAELRIKGAILDGLRDLDWVPRSLRRKKKDIEGAYHALEQQMGRAATDEEVALHLGMPLEELHKNLDDLKGVTLGTFVEVGEDGEGESLISFVPDPDAEDPHQTFQASEIKDILRDAMDVLPKKEKFVVQLYYFDELTMKEIGTLLNITESRVSQLHTKAMLRLRGKLLEKHIEG; this comes from the coding sequence ATGCCTCCCACCCCGGACCAACCCTCCGATTACGCCGTCGGCCACGGCCAGCCCCTCAGCGGCGAGGCCCTGCGTGTCGTGGAATCCGCCCCCGCGGCGCTGCGCCCCTGGGCCGCCCTGGCTGCGGCCAAGGCCTATGGGAAATCCGCCGCGGCCCCCAGCCAACCCCTCCCCACCGCCCCTGTGCCCACGCCGGACCCGGCGCTGGCGCTGGCGGGCGTTGACTCGGCGGAGCCGCCCGAACCCTTCGACCGCGAGAACCGCGAACAGATCATCAAGGACTATGTGCCCCTGGTGAAGTTCGTGGCCCACCGCATCGCCTCCCGCCTGCCCTCGCACGTGGAGCTGGATGACCTCATCAACAGCGGCATCCTCGGCCTCATGGACGCCATCGAGAAGTTCGAGCCGGCCCGCAACATCAAGTTCAAAACCTACGCCGAGCTGCGCATCAAGGGCGCCATCCTCGACGGCCTGCGCGACCTGGATTGGGTGCCCCGCAGCCTCCGCCGGAAGAAGAAGGACATCGAAGGCGCCTACCACGCCCTCGAACAGCAGATGGGCCGCGCCGCCACCGACGAGGAAGTGGCCCTCCACCTGGGCATGCCCCTGGAAGAGCTGCACAAGAACCTCGACGACCTGAAGGGCGTCACCCTGGGCACCTTCGTGGAGGTGGGTGAAGACGGCGAGGGCGAAAGCCTCATCAGCTTCGTGCCGGATCCGGATGCAGAAGATCCCCACCAGACCTTCCAGGCTTCCGAGATCAAGGACATCCTGCGGGATGCCATGGACGTGCTGCCCAAGAAGGAGAAATTCGTGGTGCAGCTCTACTACTTCGACGAGCTGACCATGAAGGAAATCGGGACCCTGCTGAACATCACCGAATCCCGGGTATCCCAATTGCATACCAAGGCCATGCTGCGACTCCGGGGCAAGCTCCTGGAGAAGCACATCGAAGGGTAA
- a CDS encoding STAS domain-containing protein, which translates to MILNTRKHNDVLILYPEGKITLGDGDQELGEAVRTSLSSGDRKIVINFSKVSYLDSSGVGELVGCYTSIKGKGGELRICGMSGKIFSLIKMTSLHSVFEVKDTEEEALAGF; encoded by the coding sequence ATGATCCTGAACACCCGAAAGCACAATGACGTGCTGATCCTCTATCCCGAAGGCAAGATCACCCTGGGAGATGGCGACCAGGAACTTGGCGAGGCGGTGCGCACATCACTGTCCAGCGGGGATCGGAAGATCGTCATCAACTTCAGCAAAGTGAGCTACCTGGATTCTTCAGGTGTGGGCGAGCTCGTGGGCTGCTACACCAGCATCAAGGGCAAGGGCGGCGAGCTGCGCATCTGCGGCATGAGCGGCAAGATCTTCAGCCTCATCAAGATGACCAGCCTGCACTCGGTCTTCGAGGTGAAGGACACCGAGGAAGAGGCCCTCGCGGGTTTCTAG
- a CDS encoding MinD/ParA family protein: MSSDQASRLRAMAQGQRPESPLFAARVVAITSGKGGVGKTNVVAGLALSLAQQGQRVVVMDADFGLANLDILLGLSPKYTLEHVLRGEKVIEEILLDGPMGIRIIPASSGIQELTRLDTMSELRLVQGLQRVAETADWLLIDTAAGIHDSVLKLLMAAQEVILVTTPEPTSLVDAYAMVKVLHLREANKPLWLLVNNGQSADEAQETIDQLQAATERFLGKQLNVLGMVPNDPHILQAVRQQRGVVDLFPKSPSAQAFQALARHLLGQVSLQPDGFASFWRHLASDDPQ, encoded by the coding sequence ATGAGCAGCGACCAGGCATCCCGGCTCCGGGCCATGGCCCAGGGGCAGCGCCCCGAATCGCCCCTTTTCGCCGCCCGCGTGGTGGCCATCACCTCCGGCAAGGGCGGCGTCGGCAAGACCAACGTCGTCGCGGGCCTTGCCCTCTCCCTGGCCCAGCAGGGCCAGCGGGTGGTGGTCATGGACGCGGATTTCGGCTTGGCCAACCTCGACATCCTGCTGGGCCTGTCACCCAAATACACACTGGAGCACGTGCTCCGGGGCGAGAAGGTCATCGAGGAGATCCTGCTGGACGGCCCCATGGGCATCCGCATCATCCCCGCCAGCAGCGGCATCCAGGAGCTCACGCGCCTGGATACCATGAGCGAACTGAGGCTGGTGCAAGGCCTGCAGCGGGTCGCCGAAACCGCCGATTGGCTGCTCATCGATACGGCCGCGGGCATCCACGACTCGGTGCTGAAGCTCCTCATGGCCGCCCAGGAGGTGATTCTGGTGACCACGCCGGAACCCACCAGCCTGGTGGATGCGTACGCCATGGTGAAGGTGCTGCACCTGCGCGAAGCCAATAAGCCCCTGTGGCTCCTCGTAAACAACGGGCAGAGCGCGGACGAGGCCCAGGAAACCATCGATCAGCTGCAGGCGGCCACCGAGCGCTTCCTGGGCAAACAGCTCAACGTGCTGGGCATGGTGCCCAATGATCCGCACATCCTCCAGGCCGTGCGCCAGCAGCGCGGGGTGGTGGATCTGTTCCCCAAGAGCCCCTCGGCCCAGGCCTTCCAGGCCCTGGCCCGCCACCTGCTGGGCCAAGTCTCCTTGCAGCCGGACGGCTTTGCGTCATTCTGGAGGCATCTCGCTTCCGATGACCCTCAATAG
- the fliN gene encoding flagellar motor switch protein FliN produces MDARDMEFFQKVGGAFAESMASVFSMLTGRDFQMQSEAGDLLETAAIAGLQEGPGILVKANYQKGLSGTLFFTLPLKEGTMLVDLMLGGEGAPAEELVGDSKDALAETFNQVMGSANQTLSDLAGETFAISNVEIMAMAPEAAAFAEQLGQGGFQDLRLPTSQDSLSTTVHLLFPDLLLQQLKRKLGLVDAPAAAPEPSPASVAATIAAPVRQAPVASGPPTDAGNLDLLLDIQLPVVVRMGQTEMQMGELLKLTPGAILELNRSADAPVELLVNGKLIAKGEVVVVEGNFAFRITEIDTRAARIRSLA; encoded by the coding sequence ATGGATGCCCGTGATATGGAATTCTTCCAAAAAGTCGGCGGCGCCTTCGCCGAGAGCATGGCTTCCGTGTTCTCCATGCTCACGGGCCGCGACTTCCAGATGCAGTCCGAAGCCGGCGACCTGCTGGAGACCGCGGCCATCGCAGGCCTGCAGGAGGGCCCTGGCATCCTCGTCAAGGCCAACTACCAGAAGGGACTCAGCGGCACCCTCTTCTTCACCCTGCCCCTCAAAGAGGGGACCATGCTGGTGGACCTCATGCTGGGCGGCGAAGGTGCCCCCGCCGAGGAACTGGTGGGGGATTCCAAGGATGCCCTGGCCGAGACCTTCAACCAGGTCATGGGCAGCGCCAACCAGACCCTGTCGGATCTGGCGGGGGAGACCTTCGCCATCTCCAATGTGGAAATCATGGCCATGGCCCCCGAAGCAGCGGCCTTCGCCGAGCAGCTGGGCCAGGGCGGCTTCCAGGATTTGCGTCTGCCCACCAGCCAGGATTCCCTGAGCACGACCGTCCACCTCCTTTTCCCCGACCTCCTCCTGCAGCAGCTCAAACGGAAGCTGGGCCTCGTGGACGCGCCCGCCGCGGCGCCGGAGCCCTCTCCCGCCTCCGTGGCCGCCACCATCGCCGCGCCCGTGCGCCAGGCGCCCGTGGCCTCCGGACCGCCCACCGACGCAGGCAACCTGGACTTGCTGCTGGACATCCAGCTGCCCGTGGTGGTCCGCATGGGCCAGACCGAAATGCAGATGGGCGAACTCCTGAAGCTCACCCCTGGCGCCATCCTCGAACTGAACCGCAGCGCGGACGCGCCGGTGGAATTGCTCGTCAACGGCAAGCTCATCGCCAAGGGTGAAGTCGTGGTGGTGGAAGGCAACTTCGCGTTCCGCATCACGGAAATCGACACCCGCGCCGCAAGGATCCGCAGCCTGGCCTGA
- the glmS gene encoding glutamine--fructose-6-phosphate transaminase (isomerizing): MCGIVGYIGQQGAANILVNGLRSLEYRGYDSAGIALSSGSGTFKLVRASGKLVNLANKVDLSDPTPLGIGHTRWATHGRPTEENAHPHSSADGQVVAVHNGIFENFLELRTDLTAAGETFRSETDTECFPVMVSLLMKQGRPFLEAFREAVGRVKGIYALACLHATDPDRILAARSGPPMVLGLGDGETFLASDVVPLLPHTRRVIFLEDGDLVELTRGGARIFQLDGTEVQRPVVTIPYDPVAAEKGGYKHFMQKEIFEQPQALSNTLLNRLPLDGEEIPLDLPFTKKELADLNRIHIVACGTSWHSGLVGKFLIEQLSRVAVEVDYASEYRYREPVIQPGTLIIGITQSGETADTLAAMKEAAARGARTLAICNVMGSTATRQSEATILTHAGPEIGVASTKAFTTQLAVLTLLALRIGEAKGTVDLMLKAELLQGLRELPAHLERLNSLEPKIIQWAHRWKDATDFLYLGRGPCYPIALEGALKLKEISYIHAEGYPAGEMKHGPIALIDQTLPVVALMPKDAHREKTLSNLQEAAARDGRILALVTEGDTGLSDIAEDVLELPAVHPWLAPIVYAVPLQLLAYHIAVLRGCDVDQPRNLAKSVTVE, from the coding sequence ATGTGCGGAATCGTGGGATACATTGGACAGCAGGGCGCCGCAAATATTCTGGTGAACGGGCTGCGGAGCCTGGAATACCGCGGCTATGACAGCGCGGGCATCGCGCTCTCTTCGGGCTCGGGCACCTTCAAGCTCGTGCGGGCCTCCGGCAAGCTGGTGAATCTGGCCAACAAGGTGGACCTGTCGGATCCCACGCCCCTGGGCATCGGCCACACCCGCTGGGCCACGCACGGGCGGCCCACGGAGGAGAACGCCCATCCCCACAGCAGCGCCGATGGCCAGGTGGTGGCCGTCCACAACGGCATCTTCGAGAATTTCCTGGAGCTGCGCACGGATTTGACAGCTGCTGGCGAAACCTTCCGCTCCGAGACCGACACCGAATGCTTCCCGGTGATGGTCTCCCTCCTGATGAAGCAGGGCCGCCCCTTCTTGGAGGCATTCCGCGAGGCGGTGGGCCGGGTAAAGGGCATCTACGCCTTGGCCTGCCTGCACGCCACGGACCCCGACCGCATCCTGGCCGCCCGCAGCGGACCGCCCATGGTGCTGGGCCTGGGCGACGGCGAGACCTTCCTGGCCTCGGACGTCGTTCCCCTGCTGCCCCACACGCGCCGGGTGATCTTCCTGGAGGATGGCGATCTGGTGGAGCTCACCCGGGGCGGCGCACGCATCTTCCAGCTGGATGGCACCGAGGTGCAGCGGCCCGTGGTCACCATCCCCTACGATCCCGTGGCCGCGGAAAAGGGCGGCTACAAGCACTTCATGCAGAAGGAGATCTTCGAGCAGCCCCAGGCCCTCTCGAACACCCTGCTGAACCGCCTGCCCCTCGATGGCGAGGAGATCCCCCTCGACCTGCCCTTCACCAAAAAGGAATTGGCCGATCTCAACCGCATCCACATCGTGGCCTGCGGCACCAGCTGGCACTCGGGCCTCGTGGGCAAGTTCCTCATCGAGCAGCTGAGCCGCGTGGCGGTGGAGGTGGATTACGCCAGCGAGTACCGCTACCGCGAACCCGTGATCCAGCCCGGCACGCTCATCATCGGCATCACCCAGAGCGGCGAGACGGCCGACACCCTGGCGGCCATGAAGGAAGCCGCAGCCCGCGGCGCCCGCACCCTGGCCATCTGCAACGTCATGGGCTCCACCGCCACCCGCCAATCCGAGGCCACCATCCTCACCCACGCGGGGCCCGAAATCGGGGTGGCCTCCACCAAGGCCTTCACCACGCAGCTGGCCGTGCTCACGCTGCTGGCGCTGCGCATCGGCGAAGCCAAGGGCACCGTCGACCTCATGCTCAAGGCCGAGCTGCTGCAGGGCCTGCGCGAGCTGCCCGCCCACCTGGAGCGGCTGAATTCCCTGGAACCGAAGATCATCCAGTGGGCCCACCGCTGGAAGGACGCCACCGATTTCCTCTACCTGGGCCGAGGCCCCTGCTATCCCATCGCCCTGGAAGGTGCGCTGAAGCTCAAGGAGATTTCCTACATCCACGCCGAGGGCTATCCCGCCGGCGAAATGAAGCACGGCCCCATCGCCCTCATCGATCAGACCCTGCCCGTGGTGGCCCTGATGCCCAAAGACGCCCACCGGGAGAAGACCCTCAGCAACCTGCAGGAGGCCGCCGCCCGCGACGGCCGCATCCTGGCCCTGGTCACCGAGGGCGACACCGGCCTGTCCGACATTGCGGAAGATGTCCTCGAACTGCCCGCCGTCCATCCCTGGCTGGCGCCCATCGTCTACGCGGTGCCCCTGCAGCTGCTCGCCTACCACATCGCCGTGCTGCGGGGCTGCGACGTGGATCAGCCGCGCAACCTGGCCAAGAGCGTCACCGTGGAGTAG
- the fliM gene encoding flagellar motor switch protein FliM, with amino-acid sequence MAKILSQEEVDALLKSHTKPAGKASAGGGSDRGAAPAPAKKAQVQRKVTLYNFRRPDRVSREQMRSLHFMHDRFARNFSSSLSAYLRTITEVNLVSVEQLSYQEFLLSVPDPTCFNAISIKPLEGALALEVNPTLVFPIIDKMLGGPGEPLKNLRTMTDIEQSIFDGILKLLLEDMRESWRGIVDLDFRIQARETSPQLIQIVAPNEVVLLVVFEVKMGPVSGMINLAIPSIILEPISSKFDQEMFTGYKKSSTFEEARLLMTSLKRCGMEAAAEIRGTNLTMEEVLQLKVGDLIPLTKRFDAELDLCVDGIPRFMGLVALNPNGKRVFQVTGSRSEG; translated from the coding sequence ATGGCCAAAATCCTAAGCCAAGAGGAAGTAGACGCACTACTTAAGTCCCATACCAAGCCGGCCGGGAAGGCTTCGGCCGGGGGGGGATCGGACCGGGGTGCGGCGCCCGCTCCGGCAAAAAAAGCCCAGGTACAACGCAAGGTCACCCTCTACAACTTCCGCCGTCCCGACCGCGTCAGCCGCGAGCAGATGCGCTCGCTGCACTTCATGCACGACCGCTTCGCTCGCAACTTCTCCAGTTCCCTCAGCGCCTACCTCCGCACCATCACGGAAGTGAACCTGGTGAGCGTGGAGCAGCTCAGCTACCAGGAATTCCTGCTCTCGGTGCCCGATCCCACCTGCTTCAACGCCATCTCCATCAAGCCCCTGGAAGGCGCCCTGGCGCTGGAGGTGAACCCCACCCTGGTGTTCCCCATCATCGACAAGATGCTGGGCGGCCCCGGCGAACCGCTGAAGAACCTCCGCACGATGACCGACATCGAGCAGAGCATTTTCGACGGCATCCTCAAGCTGTTGCTCGAGGACATGCGCGAATCCTGGCGCGGCATCGTGGATCTGGATTTCCGCATCCAGGCCCGAGAAACCAGCCCCCAGCTCATCCAGATCGTGGCCCCCAATGAAGTGGTGCTGCTGGTGGTCTTCGAAGTGAAGATGGGGCCCGTGAGCGGCATGATCAACCTGGCCATCCCGAGCATCATCCTCGAACCCATCTCCAGCAAGTTCGACCAGGAGATGTTCACGGGCTACAAGAAGTCCTCCACGTTCGAGGAGGCCCGCCTGCTCATGACCAGCCTGAAGCGCTGCGGCATGGAGGCCGCCGCCGAAATCCGGGGCACCAACCTCACCATGGAGGAAGTCCTCCAGCTGAAGGTGGGCGACCTCATTCCGCTGACCAAGCGCTTCGACGCAGAGCTGGATCTTTGCGTGGACGGCATTCCGCGGTTCATGGGCCTGGTGGCCCTGAATCCCAATGGCAAGCGCGTGTTCCAAGTGACCGGCAGCCGGTCGGAAGGGTGA
- a CDS encoding RimK family alpha-L-glutamate ligase, whose product MAHVFIQTHANDVHAAAVALVLQGQGHRATRWFCGDFPEHSMVSLALGGSLHTGSEEGLLLADLAGDVNASGIDVFWNRRIGMPDIRRKMHEGDRKFAVRESRVAMSGALNLIGDAAFSVNPLWHSERVENKLVQLSAARKLGLNLPETLVSNDPARIRSFLERHQSTGAIYKPFRPATWESEEEAALLYTARLEASQLPEDDLLRVCPGIYQALVPKAYEVRVTCMGNQLFPVKLDSQATEQGKLDWRAESYLELGATPIDLPEAIQTQCKTLLARLGLVFGCIDLIVTPEGDHVFLEVNQMGQFLWVEECCPELPLLETFCEFLVSRDPGYVRDPRRPHQICFADIHEEASNLLYDEQEKLNRPEERSHVMQE is encoded by the coding sequence ATGGCTCACGTATTCATCCAAACCCACGCCAACGATGTGCATGCCGCGGCGGTAGCCCTGGTGCTTCAAGGTCAAGGTCACCGGGCCACCCGATGGTTTTGTGGAGATTTCCCCGAGCACAGCATGGTGTCCTTGGCGCTTGGCGGATCACTTCATACGGGTAGCGAAGAAGGCTTGCTCCTTGCAGATCTTGCAGGGGATGTGAATGCCTCGGGCATAGATGTTTTCTGGAATCGCAGAATCGGGATGCCTGATATCCGCCGGAAGATGCATGAGGGTGATCGGAAGTTCGCCGTTCGGGAATCCCGGGTGGCCATGTCTGGGGCGCTGAACCTGATCGGAGATGCCGCCTTTTCGGTGAACCCTCTCTGGCATTCGGAGCGCGTGGAGAACAAGCTGGTGCAGCTCTCGGCGGCGAGAAAGTTGGGTTTGAACCTTCCGGAAACGTTGGTATCCAACGATCCGGCGCGCATCCGTTCTTTCCTGGAGAGGCACCAGTCGACTGGGGCCATCTACAAACCATTCCGCCCCGCCACCTGGGAATCGGAGGAGGAAGCAGCCCTGCTCTATACCGCCAGGCTGGAGGCTTCGCAGCTGCCCGAGGACGACCTTCTGAGGGTTTGTCCCGGCATTTATCAGGCCCTCGTACCGAAGGCGTACGAAGTTCGAGTGACCTGCATGGGAAATCAGTTGTTTCCAGTGAAGCTGGACTCCCAGGCGACTGAACAAGGCAAGCTGGACTGGCGTGCGGAGAGCTACCTGGAACTGGGAGCGACGCCCATTGACCTGCCCGAAGCCATTCAGACCCAGTGCAAGACGTTGCTGGCCCGCCTGGGGCTTGTATTCGGTTGCATCGATCTGATCGTCACCCCCGAGGGAGACCATGTGTTCCTTGAGGTGAATCAGATGGGTCAGTTCCTGTGGGTGGAGGAATGCTGCCCAGAGCTTCCCCTGCTGGAAACTTTCTGTGAGTTCCTCGTAAGCCGTGATCCTGGCTACGTGCGGGACCCGCGAAGACCACACCAGATCTGCTTTGCCGACATCCACGAAGAGGCTTCCAACTTGCTCTACGACGAGCAGGAAAAACTGAACCGGCCCGAGGAACGCAGCCACGTCATGCAGGAGTGA
- a CDS encoding outer membrane protein assembly factor: protein MLRTVLGIGLLALATAGAREADSPHVLTGIKLVGGNEDDRRLALAALGLKQGQTIDAAAFQQALAALRLVDRYQSVVGELGADGAATVSLVPLLPVTTWSWEGDALPHPLKKTVLPELRSGLRLGGQRRIAWAGNAEQRLKEAGYPAAKVQIAVEQEGRHVRLKVSLGTPALIREIRLAGDPAPYTRESLLKVAGLQPGTSLWTPSILREAHRRLRQRLVKDNRIEGTVRLEPSEEPGVILLEVQAGPKVKLKGKGLNPLAWLWRQPTLAEFVPLARADRYAPSLLEEGAGKMTTYFRNQGYPEAKVHFDRVVTAGTPARPEAVTITYSIEYGPQRVIGRVLFEGNRELTEDELRTVATLPRRWFFLPPHAKAEAVKGIEDRVTTYYFQRGFPDVRVRRRVETASNGTVEIRLMIREGQRRFLDALVLEMPADPAFPRKDFGQSLLLALADHAVALPDGTGYRSDRRQLQGVKGTMETTPEGMRLNFQPPLPLVRNDLALVVSDLRQRLSSAGAAVPQVKVAFEEDGPQPLVRIQIPPQPLDRTKRLVVQGADRTRAEAVLREMEVPPGTPLDPAKLDDGQIQLGGLGAFQRVDLLTLRDLPGQEGQPWERGDLALRLQERSPWVFGESFGYDNTQGYHFGLNAQRLNVGGMGRAWDFGIRAGDQTLRSKTLRDAFPTGEVKRSLDSYSLGYTDPWFMPGALDSWLSPRTRLHFEGAYIEEAQAAFFAHRRRFTPSLEWKISPVQTVQFGYRFERVDVASNTVNGVALISDQDLLLITKTPARSIISAPYLQLTVDRRDKPFDPTDGTYFSARLELANQLFLTSANSSFVKLDLRHQWNWPMGFNAESGVVMLNLRVGVARPTARSAEDLPLSERFFGGGSFTVRGVEPDMLGYVYTKDSQGNVLPHPIPNGGQGLVVANLEYRFPLFGQTVWAEVFVDSGQVYRTLHPVSPDSAQSATVPVANDETKNPFPPLRTTLGAGLILKFGFPLKLEYAADWKRILGRPRTEQERLSQLKSLLISAGFQF from the coding sequence GTGCTTCGCACCGTTCTGGGCATCGGCCTCCTGGCGCTGGCGACCGCTGGCGCTCGGGAGGCCGATTCTCCTCATGTGCTCACCGGCATCAAGTTGGTCGGAGGCAATGAGGATGATCGACGCCTGGCCCTGGCGGCCCTTGGCCTCAAGCAGGGCCAGACCATTGATGCGGCGGCCTTCCAGCAGGCCCTGGCGGCCTTGCGTCTGGTGGATCGCTACCAGTCAGTGGTGGGTGAACTCGGGGCCGATGGCGCAGCCACTGTGAGCCTGGTTCCCCTGCTGCCCGTCACCACCTGGAGCTGGGAGGGCGATGCGCTGCCCCATCCGCTCAAGAAGACGGTGCTTCCAGAATTGCGTTCGGGATTGCGCCTTGGGGGCCAGCGCAGGATCGCGTGGGCGGGAAACGCCGAACAGCGCTTGAAGGAGGCGGGCTACCCGGCTGCCAAAGTGCAGATCGCCGTGGAGCAGGAAGGTCGCCATGTGCGCCTGAAGGTCTCCCTGGGAACCCCGGCGCTGATTCGTGAGATTCGCCTTGCAGGGGATCCGGCACCCTACACCCGGGAGTCACTCCTGAAGGTGGCAGGGCTGCAGCCGGGCACGTCGCTGTGGACGCCTTCCATCCTCCGAGAGGCGCACCGGCGGCTCCGTCAGCGGCTGGTGAAGGACAACCGCATCGAAGGCACGGTGCGCCTGGAGCCCAGTGAGGAACCGGGGGTGATCCTGCTGGAAGTTCAAGCTGGCCCCAAGGTGAAACTCAAGGGCAAGGGGTTGAACCCGCTGGCCTGGCTCTGGCGCCAGCCCACCCTGGCTGAATTCGTCCCCTTGGCGCGGGCCGACCGCTACGCCCCGAGCCTGCTGGAAGAAGGGGCGGGCAAGATGACCACCTACTTCCGGAACCAGGGCTATCCCGAAGCGAAGGTCCATTTCGACCGGGTGGTGACCGCTGGAACACCGGCACGACCCGAAGCGGTGACCATCACCTATTCCATCGAGTACGGCCCCCAGCGGGTGATCGGACGCGTGCTTTTCGAGGGCAACCGGGAATTGACGGAAGACGAACTGCGCACCGTGGCCACTCTGCCCAGGCGCTGGTTCTTCCTGCCGCCCCACGCCAAGGCAGAGGCCGTCAAGGGCATCGAAGACCGAGTCACGACCTACTATTTTCAGCGCGGTTTTCCGGATGTGCGGGTGCGGCGGCGGGTGGAAACCGCCTCAAATGGCACCGTGGAAATCCGGCTCATGATTCGCGAAGGGCAGCGCCGGTTTCTGGATGCGCTGGTGCTGGAAATGCCGGCGGACCCAGCCTTTCCCCGCAAGGATTTCGGCCAGAGTTTGCTGCTGGCCCTCGCCGACCATGCGGTCGCGCTGCCAGACGGGACGGGGTACCGCTCCGATCGCCGACAATTGCAGGGCGTCAAGGGCACCATGGAAACCACCCCGGAGGGGATGCGGCTGAATTTCCAGCCCCCATTACCCCTGGTGCGCAACGACCTGGCCCTGGTGGTATCCGATTTGCGCCAGCGGCTTTCCTCTGCGGGTGCGGCGGTTCCCCAGGTGAAAGTGGCCTTCGAGGAGGATGGCCCGCAGCCCCTCGTACGGATTCAGATCCCGCCCCAGCCCTTGGACCGAACGAAGCGCCTGGTGGTCCAGGGCGCGGACCGCACGCGGGCCGAGGCCGTGCTTCGGGAAATGGAGGTTCCACCTGGGACGCCCTTGGACCCTGCCAAGCTCGATGATGGCCAAATCCAGCTGGGTGGTCTCGGCGCTTTTCAGCGGGTGGACTTGCTCACCCTCAGGGATCTGCCCGGGCAGGAAGGCCAGCCCTGGGAGCGCGGGGATCTGGCCCTGCGCCTGCAGGAACGCAGCCCCTGGGTGTTCGGGGAATCCTTTGGCTACGACAACACGCAGGGCTATCACTTTGGTCTCAACGCCCAGCGCCTGAACGTCGGCGGCATGGGCCGCGCCTGGGATTTCGGCATTCGGGCCGGGGATCAGACCCTGCGCAGCAAGACCCTCCGGGATGCCTTCCCCACGGGCGAGGTGAAGCGATCCCTGGATAGCTACAGCCTCGGATACACCGACCCCTGGTTCATGCCTGGCGCCCTGGATTCCTGGCTGTCCCCCAGGACCCGCCTGCACTTTGAAGGTGCCTACATCGAAGAGGCCCAGGCCGCGTTCTTCGCCCACCGTCGGCGGTTCACGCCCAGCCTGGAGTGGAAGATCAGCCCGGTTCAGACCGTGCAGTTCGGCTACCGCTTCGAGCGGGTGGATGTGGCCTCCAATACCGTCAACGGCGTTGCGCTGATCTCGGATCAGGATCTGCTCCTCATCACCAAGACGCCGGCCCGGAGCATCATCTCAGCGCCCTACCTCCAACTGACCGTGGACCGGCGGGACAAGCCCTTCGATCCCACGGATGGGACCTATTTTTCGGCCCGCCTGGAACTGGCGAACCAGCTGTTCCTGACTTCCGCCAACAGCAGCTTCGTCAAGCTGGACCTCCGCCACCAGTGGAATTGGCCCATGGGCTTCAACGCTGAGAGCGGCGTGGTGATGCTCAACCTCCGGGTGGGTGTGGCCCGCCCCACCGCCCGCTCCGCAGAGGATCTTCCTCTTTCCGAGCGCTTCTTCGGAGGCGGCTCCTTCACCGTGCGCGGGGTGGAACCGGATATGCTCGGCTACGTCTACACCAAGGATTCCCAGGGCAACGTGCTTCCCCACCCCATCCCCAATGGGGGCCAGGGACTGGTGGTGGCGAACCTGGAATACCGGTTCCCGCTCTTCGGGCAGACGGTCTGGGCCGAGGTATTCGTGGATTCCGGACAGGTCTACCGCACCCTCCATCCCGTATCCCCGGATTCGGCGCAGTCGGCCACCGTGCCAGTGGCCAACGACGAAACGAAGAACCCCTTCCCGCCGCTGCGGACCACCCTCGGGGCCGGCCTGATCCTCAAATTCGGATTCCCCCTGAAGCTCGAATACGCTGCGGATTGGAAGCGCATCCTGGGCCGCCCCCGCACTGAGCAGGAGCGCCTCTCCCAGCTCAAGAGCCTGCTCATCTCAGCCGGGTTCCAGTTCTAG